In Kocuria turfanensis, a single genomic region encodes these proteins:
- a CDS encoding AAA family ATPase translates to MDNPFRPTAGASPPELIGRAGVLDEFAYGLRLRSGAPGLLTIFTGARGVGKTVMLGAAEDLARTQGWAVVSETATKGFLGRIGHAMRRLAEELGSGPQGRRLTAVTAAGFGFTTQLPPQQQLEWREEGLRLLHLLEEQRTGLVITVDEIHAADRQEIAQLAADVQHFIRADLPVALLFAGLPAAVSDLLNEGVATFLRRADRIDLHAAAVDEVQRSYAETFAAGGFTLTEGQARRAAEATGGYPFLIQLVGYFLWQEAEKVSPVLTDAMVDQAVAAARRRNERVVIEAALSTASPRDLDVLRAMAEDDGPSTAGDIGARIGARPNTVGNYRTRLIDAGLIEPAGYGLVRFAIPGLREHLRQGRA, encoded by the coding sequence GTGGACAACCCCTTCCGGCCCACCGCCGGGGCGTCGCCGCCCGAGCTCATCGGCCGGGCCGGGGTCCTGGACGAGTTCGCCTACGGGCTGCGCCTGCGCTCCGGGGCGCCCGGACTGCTCACCATCTTCACGGGCGCCCGGGGCGTGGGCAAGACCGTGATGCTGGGCGCGGCCGAGGACCTGGCCCGCACCCAGGGCTGGGCCGTGGTCTCCGAGACGGCCACGAAGGGCTTTCTGGGCCGCATCGGCCACGCCATGCGCCGGCTGGCCGAGGAGCTCGGCAGCGGGCCCCAGGGCCGGCGGCTCACCGCCGTCACCGCGGCGGGCTTCGGCTTCACCACCCAGTTGCCGCCCCAGCAGCAGCTGGAGTGGCGCGAGGAGGGCCTGCGCCTGCTGCACCTGCTGGAGGAGCAGCGGACCGGCCTGGTCATCACCGTGGACGAGATCCACGCCGCCGACCGGCAGGAGATCGCCCAGCTGGCCGCGGACGTGCAGCACTTCATCCGCGCGGACCTGCCCGTCGCCCTGCTCTTCGCCGGCCTGCCGGCGGCGGTCTCGGACCTGCTCAACGAGGGGGTGGCCACGTTCCTGCGCCGGGCCGACCGGATCGACCTGCACGCCGCCGCCGTCGACGAGGTCCAGCGCTCCTACGCGGAGACCTTCGCGGCGGGCGGGTTCACGCTCACCGAGGGCCAGGCCCGCCGTGCCGCCGAGGCCACCGGCGGCTACCCCTTCCTGATCCAGCTGGTGGGATACTTCCTGTGGCAGGAGGCCGAGAAGGTCTCGCCCGTGCTCACCGATGCGATGGTGGACCAGGCGGTCGCCGCCGCCCGCCGCCGGAACGAGCGCGTGGTCATCGAGGCGGCGCTCTCCACGGCCTCCCCGCGGGACCTGGACGTCCTGCGGGCCATGGCCGAGGACGACGGGCCGTCCACCGCCGGGGACATCGGCGCCCGGATCGGGGCCCGGCCGAACACCGTGGGCAACTACCGGACCCGGCTGATCGACGCCGGGCTGATCGAGCCGGCCGGCTACGGGCTGGTCCGCTTCGCCATCCCGGGCCTGCGGGAGCACCTGCGCCAGGGCCGCGCGTAG
- a CDS encoding CapA family protein yields MRIAMVGDVMLGRLVNERLRREDPAYPWGDVLPLFEQADLRFANLECVLADGGTPWPRKTFHFRSDRKNIASLEAAHLDVVSLANNHVLDVGVPALQDMLPLLDAHGIRHTGAGPDAAAAREPALLTAAGTTVGVLAFTDNEPRWAAGPGAPGIFHVPVRLGDARGQQLLELVRETRRRTGLLVVSAHWGPNWGVEVPEEHRAFAHALVEAGADVVVGHSAHIFRGVEVVRGRPVVHSAGDFVDDYAVDPEERNDQSFVFLLDVRDGRPRELRLVPTVIADCRVMRAGREARAIAARMEQRSAALGTRCRWLEEERCLQVPLA; encoded by the coding sequence ATGCGGATCGCGATGGTCGGCGACGTCATGCTGGGCCGCCTGGTCAACGAGCGGCTCCGGCGGGAGGACCCGGCCTATCCGTGGGGCGACGTGCTGCCCCTGTTCGAGCAGGCGGACCTGCGGTTCGCGAACCTCGAGTGCGTGCTCGCCGACGGCGGGACGCCGTGGCCGCGCAAGACCTTCCACTTCCGCTCCGACCGCAAGAACATCGCCAGCCTCGAGGCGGCGCACCTCGACGTCGTCTCCCTGGCCAACAACCACGTGCTCGACGTCGGCGTCCCCGCGCTGCAGGACATGCTGCCCCTGCTCGACGCCCACGGCATCCGGCACACCGGGGCGGGGCCGGACGCCGCGGCGGCCCGCGAGCCGGCGCTCCTCACCGCGGCCGGAACCACGGTCGGGGTCCTCGCCTTCACGGACAACGAACCGCGCTGGGCGGCCGGGCCCGGCGCCCCGGGGATCTTCCACGTGCCCGTCCGGCTCGGGGATGCTCGTGGGCAGCAGCTGCTGGAGCTCGTCCGGGAGACCCGCCGGCGCACCGGCCTCCTCGTCGTCTCCGCCCACTGGGGGCCCAACTGGGGCGTGGAGGTGCCGGAGGAGCACCGCGCCTTCGCCCACGCACTGGTGGAGGCGGGGGCCGACGTCGTCGTCGGGCACTCCGCGCACATCTTCCGCGGGGTCGAGGTCGTGCGCGGGCGGCCGGTGGTCCACAGCGCCGGGGACTTCGTCGACGACTACGCGGTCGACCCCGAGGAGCGCAACGACCAGTCGTTCGTCTTCCTGCTCGACGTCCGGGACGGCCGTCCCCGGGAGCTCCGCCTGGTCCCCACCGTGATCGCGGACTGCCGGGTGATGCGGGCGGGTCGGGAGGCGCGGGCGATCGCCGCCCGGATGGAGCAGCGCAGCGCCGCGCTGGGGACCCGGTGCCGCTGGCTCGAGGAGGAGCGGTGCCTGCAGGTTCCGCTGGCGTGA
- a CDS encoding 5-oxoprolinase subunit C family protein, with protein MALRIEQPGLLTTVQDQGRFGYYNVGIPQGGAMDQESAQAANKLVGNSAEEAVLECTYMGPSFTVDAPTTIAVAGADVPLLVNGQERPPWTRIELAEGDAVKFGVIRGGARFYLAIRGGIDVPQVLGSRSTYAIGRLGGLHGRKLEAGDVVPVGEPTGLLPSIEEIPASHRPASGGPLELRIVWGLYDHLLTDEGRRRLVEEEWKLTPVADRMGLRFEGPGVEWIEREQPFGAGSDPSNIVDAGYAVGSIQIPGGTQPIVLHRDAVSGGGYAMVGTVISADMDLLARATPGTVTRFRAVDLEEAHAARRERAQRLEELWAL; from the coding sequence ATGGCGCTGAGAATTGAGCAGCCCGGGCTGCTGACCACCGTCCAGGACCAGGGGCGGTTCGGCTACTACAACGTAGGCATCCCGCAGGGCGGGGCCATGGACCAGGAGTCCGCCCAGGCCGCCAACAAGCTCGTGGGCAACTCCGCCGAGGAGGCCGTGCTGGAGTGCACCTACATGGGCCCCTCCTTCACGGTGGACGCCCCGACGACGATCGCGGTGGCCGGCGCCGACGTGCCCCTGCTGGTCAACGGGCAGGAGCGCCCGCCCTGGACGCGGATCGAGCTGGCCGAGGGCGACGCCGTGAAGTTCGGGGTGATCCGCGGCGGCGCCCGGTTCTACCTGGCGATCCGCGGCGGCATCGACGTGCCGCAGGTGCTCGGCTCCCGCTCCACCTACGCGATCGGGCGGCTGGGCGGGCTCCACGGCCGGAAGCTGGAGGCCGGGGACGTGGTGCCCGTGGGCGAGCCGACCGGTCTGCTGCCTTCGATCGAGGAGATTCCCGCGTCCCACCGGCCCGCGTCCGGCGGGCCGCTGGAGCTGCGGATCGTGTGGGGGCTCTACGACCACCTGCTCACCGACGAGGGCCGGCGCCGGCTGGTCGAGGAGGAGTGGAAGCTCACCCCGGTGGCCGACCGCATGGGCCTGCGCTTCGAGGGCCCCGGCGTGGAGTGGATCGAGCGGGAGCAGCCCTTCGGGGCCGGCTCGGACCCCTCCAACATCGTCGACGCCGGCTACGCCGTGGGCTCGATCCAGATCCCCGGCGGCACCCAGCCGATCGTGCTGCACCGGGACGCGGTCTCCGGCGGCGGCTACGCGATGGTGGGCACGGTGATCTCCGCGGACATGGACCTGCTGGCCCGGGCCACCCCCGGCACTGTCACCCGGTTCCGGGCGGTGGACCTGGAGGAGGCCCACGCGGCCCGACGGGAGCGGGCCCAGCGGCTCGAGGAGCTCTGGGCGCTGTAG
- a CDS encoding 5-oxoprolinase subunit B family protein, translating to MTETLHLPTARYTWGGDEFLFVEFDEAMNLTANYLATTVAQGLTGLELEGVVDVCPANASLLVRFDPDVLAPEELKRRAQELESQARTSTQHRAQTRIIEVPVWYQDPYTAEVVQRFREGYHQDPSGTDLDYAAHVNGLSDAAEFIRRHHGSPWLVSMVGFVAGLPFMYQLVPRERQLEVPKYLSPRTDTPPLTVGHGGCFACIYSVRGAGGYQMFGIAAAPIYDPAQELPDFRDFLILFRPGDLVKFRPVDEAEYRSIQEQVEAGTWRFKQAPVTFDVEAALADPDTYNRTLLEALDGAEN from the coding sequence GTGACCGAGACCCTGCACCTGCCCACCGCCCGCTACACCTGGGGCGGGGACGAGTTCCTGTTCGTGGAGTTCGACGAGGCGATGAACCTCACCGCCAACTACCTGGCCACCACGGTGGCCCAGGGCCTCACCGGGCTCGAGCTCGAGGGCGTGGTGGACGTCTGCCCCGCCAACGCCTCCCTGCTGGTGCGCTTCGACCCCGACGTCCTCGCCCCGGAGGAACTCAAGCGCCGCGCCCAGGAGCTCGAGAGCCAGGCCCGCACCTCCACCCAGCACCGGGCGCAGACCCGGATCATCGAGGTCCCGGTCTGGTACCAGGACCCCTACACCGCCGAGGTCGTCCAGCGCTTCCGCGAGGGCTACCACCAGGACCCCTCCGGCACCGACCTCGACTACGCCGCCCACGTCAACGGCCTGTCCGACGCCGCCGAGTTCATCCGCCGCCACCACGGGTCCCCGTGGCTGGTGTCCATGGTGGGGTTCGTGGCCGGGCTGCCGTTCATGTACCAGCTGGTCCCCCGGGAGCGGCAGCTGGAGGTGCCCAAGTACCTCAGCCCCCGCACGGACACGCCCCCGCTGACCGTGGGCCACGGCGGGTGCTTCGCCTGCATCTACTCCGTGCGCGGCGCCGGCGGCTACCAGATGTTCGGCATCGCCGCCGCCCCCATCTACGACCCGGCCCAGGAGCTGCCCGACTTCCGGGACTTCCTCATCCTCTTCCGGCCCGGGGACCTCGTGAAGTTCCGGCCGGTCGACGAGGCCGAGTACCGGTCCATCCAGGAGCAGGTCGAGGCCGGCACCTGGCGGTTCAAGCAGGCGCCCGTGACCTTCGACGTCGAAGCCGCGCTCGCCGACCCCGACACCTACAACCGCACTCTCCTGGAGGCCCTCGATGGCGCTGAGAATTGA
- a CDS encoding acetyl-CoA carboxylase biotin carboxylase subunit, which yields MAISTLLVANRGEIAVRILRSARSAGLRTVLAVSEADQDSMAAGLADAVAVVGPAPAQKSYLNAEALVDAAREHGCDAVHPGYGFLSENAAFARRVQEAGLTWVGPSPEVIDLMGHKTRALEAAIAAGVPVLAGSNGPLEGDDDAVLALAREVGYPLVIKASAGGGGRGIRLVRAEEDLLRTVDTARSEAGASFGDTTVYLERFVERARHVEVQVLGDGETFLHLGDRDCSLQRRSQKIVEEAPAPDLPDAVRERMRDSAVDLARLCRYTGVGTVEYLYDPVRHEAAFIEMNTRLQVEHPVTEFVTGVDLVAEQLRIASTGRTQLRQEDITFTGHSVECRINAEDPERNFLPSPGTISRLDWPEGEHYRVDSGVRAGDTVAPYYDSLLAKLIVHAEDRGTAVQRMGAALAATHIEGVRTTVPLLQRLVLDPVFAAVEHHTTWIETELLGGPPSGGSTP from the coding sequence GTGGCGATCTCCACGCTGCTGGTGGCCAACCGGGGCGAGATCGCGGTCCGGATCCTCCGCTCCGCCCGCAGCGCGGGCCTGCGCACGGTCCTGGCCGTCAGCGAGGCCGACCAGGACTCGATGGCGGCGGGCCTCGCCGACGCGGTCGCCGTCGTCGGGCCCGCCCCGGCCCAGAAGTCCTACCTGAACGCGGAGGCGCTCGTGGACGCGGCCCGGGAGCACGGCTGCGACGCGGTGCACCCCGGCTACGGCTTCCTCTCCGAGAACGCCGCGTTCGCCCGCCGCGTCCAGGAGGCGGGGCTGACCTGGGTGGGCCCCTCCCCCGAGGTCATCGACCTCATGGGCCACAAGACCCGCGCCCTGGAGGCCGCGATCGCCGCCGGGGTGCCCGTGCTCGCCGGGTCCAACGGCCCCCTGGAGGGCGACGACGACGCCGTCCTGGCGCTGGCCCGGGAGGTCGGGTACCCGCTGGTGATCAAGGCCTCGGCCGGCGGCGGCGGGCGCGGCATCCGCCTGGTGCGGGCCGAGGAGGACCTGCTGCGCACCGTGGACACCGCCCGGTCCGAGGCCGGGGCGAGCTTCGGGGACACCACGGTGTACCTGGAGCGCTTCGTCGAGCGGGCCCGGCACGTGGAGGTCCAGGTGCTCGGGGACGGCGAGACGTTCCTGCACCTGGGCGACCGCGACTGCTCCCTGCAGCGCCGCTCGCAGAAGATCGTCGAGGAGGCCCCCGCCCCGGACCTGCCGGACGCGGTCCGCGAGCGCATGAGGGACTCCGCCGTGGACCTGGCCCGGCTCTGCCGCTACACCGGGGTGGGGACGGTGGAGTACCTCTACGACCCCGTCCGGCACGAGGCGGCGTTCATCGAGATGAACACCCGCCTGCAGGTGGAGCACCCGGTCACGGAGTTCGTCACCGGCGTGGACCTCGTGGCCGAGCAGCTGCGGATCGCCTCGACCGGGCGGACGCAGCTGCGGCAGGAGGACATCACCTTCACCGGCCACTCCGTGGAGTGCCGGATCAATGCCGAGGACCCGGAGAGGAACTTCCTGCCCAGCCCCGGGACCATCAGCCGGCTCGACTGGCCCGAGGGCGAGCACTACCGCGTGGACAGCGGGGTGCGCGCCGGGGACACCGTGGCCCCGTACTACGACTCGCTGCTGGCCAAGCTGATCGTGCACGCCGAGGACCGCGGCACCGCCGTGCAGCGGATGGGCGCGGCCCTCGCCGCCACGCACATCGAGGGGGTCCGGACCACCGTGCCGCTGCTGCAGCGGCTCGTGCTGGACCCGGTGTTCGCGGCCGTGGAGCACCACACCACCTGGATCGAGACCGAGCTGCTCGGCGGACCGCCCAGCGGAGGGAGCACACCGTGA
- a CDS encoding acetyl-CoA carboxylase — MAEIQSPLPGVFYRRPSPDKDPFVQDGDRVEAGQVIGLIEVMKQFSEVQTESAGTLEGFRIDDGDMVHPGDVIAVVAES, encoded by the coding sequence ATGGCCGAGATCCAGTCCCCGCTCCCCGGCGTCTTCTACCGCCGCCCCTCCCCCGACAAGGACCCCTTCGTGCAGGACGGCGACCGGGTCGAGGCCGGTCAGGTCATCGGCCTCATCGAGGTGATGAAGCAGTTCTCGGAGGTCCAGACCGAGTCCGCCGGCACCCTGGAGGGCTTCCGGATCGATGACGGGGACATGGTCCATCCCGGGGACGTCATCGCCGTCGTCGCGGAGAGCTGA
- a CDS encoding 5-oxoprolinase subunit PxpA — MATPQTRTRPTVNSDMGEGIGLHRFGNDPELLQVVDLANVACGFHAGDPDIMSATVAGAVAHGVRIGAHPSLPDQWGFGRRAMVLTPEEVESLVRYQVGALTGFLLQHGAELHHLKPHGSLYGMVAKDPALMESVAAVAADYGVAVLGMAGTAHEAVCAERGVPFVAELYVDLDYNAEGGLIIQRTPHTTDPRAAAERVAQALEQGTVRAEDGTELPMRFESVCVHSDAPGAPAVARAVREAIDARVPAG; from the coding sequence ATGGCCACACCACAGACCCGCACCCGGCCCACCGTCAACTCCGACATGGGCGAGGGCATCGGCCTGCACCGCTTCGGCAACGACCCGGAGCTGCTGCAGGTGGTGGACCTCGCCAACGTCGCCTGCGGCTTCCACGCCGGGGACCCGGACATCATGTCCGCCACGGTCGCCGGCGCCGTGGCCCACGGCGTGCGGATCGGGGCGCACCCCTCCCTCCCGGACCAGTGGGGCTTCGGCCGCCGCGCCATGGTGCTCACCCCGGAGGAGGTCGAGTCCCTGGTCCGCTACCAGGTGGGCGCCCTGACCGGCTTCCTGCTCCAGCACGGCGCGGAGCTGCACCACCTCAAGCCGCACGGCTCGCTCTACGGCATGGTCGCCAAGGACCCCGCGCTCATGGAGTCCGTGGCCGCGGTCGCCGCCGACTACGGGGTGGCGGTGCTCGGGATGGCCGGCACCGCCCACGAGGCGGTGTGCGCCGAGCGCGGCGTGCCGTTCGTGGCCGAGCTCTACGTGGACCTGGACTACAACGCCGAGGGCGGGCTGATCATCCAGCGCACCCCGCACACCACCGACCCGCGGGCCGCCGCCGAACGGGTGGCGCAGGCCCTGGAGCAGGGCACCGTGCGCGCCGAGGACGGCACGGAGCTGCCCATGCGCTTCGAGTCCGTCTGCGTGCACTCGGACGCCCCCGGGGCGCCGGCGGTCGCCCGCGCCGTGCGGGAGGCGATCGACGCCCGCGTCCCCGCCGGCTGA
- the fmdA gene encoding formamidase yields MPEVIFSIDQSKSMWDQAVPGHNRWHPEVPAAVTVKPGSDIRVECREWTDGQIGNNDSANDVRDVDLSKCHVLSGPIAVEGAQPGDLLVVDILDIGPVPQTVGDNCGEGWGYSGIFAKINGGGFLTDYFPDAYKAIWDFQGQQCSSRHVPGVRYTGITHPGLFGTAPSADLLARWNKREQALIDTDPDRVPPLALPPLQDNTLGGTAQGDLLDRIAREGARTVPPREHGGNHDIKNFTRGSRVFYPVFVDGANLSGGDLHFSQGDGEINFCGAIEMGGFIDFHVDLIKGGMETYGIHNNPVFIPGRVEPRYSEFLTFIGISVDHRDDTNLYLDATQAYRNACLNAIEYLKKWGYTGEQAYLILGTSPIEGRIGGVVDIPNAACSVFLPTEIFDVDIRPGGDGPVHRDRGQVAVTS; encoded by the coding sequence ATGCCTGAAGTGATCTTCAGCATCGACCAGAGCAAGTCCATGTGGGACCAGGCGGTCCCCGGCCACAACCGGTGGCACCCGGAGGTCCCCGCGGCGGTGACCGTCAAGCCGGGCTCGGACATCCGCGTGGAGTGCCGGGAGTGGACCGACGGCCAGATCGGCAACAACGACTCCGCCAACGACGTCCGCGACGTCGACCTGTCCAAGTGCCACGTGCTCTCCGGGCCCATCGCCGTGGAGGGCGCCCAGCCCGGGGACCTGCTCGTCGTCGACATCCTGGACATCGGCCCGGTGCCCCAGACGGTCGGTGACAACTGCGGGGAGGGCTGGGGCTACTCCGGGATCTTCGCCAAGATCAACGGCGGCGGCTTCCTCACCGACTACTTCCCGGACGCCTACAAGGCGATCTGGGACTTCCAGGGCCAGCAGTGCTCCTCCCGCCACGTCCCCGGGGTGCGGTACACCGGGATCACCCACCCCGGCCTCTTCGGCACCGCCCCCTCGGCGGACCTGCTGGCGCGGTGGAACAAGCGCGAGCAGGCGCTCATCGACACGGACCCGGACCGGGTGCCGCCGCTGGCCCTGCCGCCGCTGCAGGACAACACCCTGGGCGGGACCGCGCAGGGCGACCTCCTGGACCGGATCGCCCGTGAGGGCGCCCGCACGGTGCCGCCGCGCGAGCACGGCGGCAACCACGACATCAAGAACTTCACCCGGGGCAGCCGCGTCTTCTACCCCGTCTTCGTCGACGGCGCGAACCTCTCCGGCGGCGACCTGCACTTCTCCCAGGGCGACGGCGAGATCAACTTCTGCGGCGCCATCGAGATGGGCGGGTTCATCGACTTCCACGTCGACCTGATCAAGGGCGGCATGGAGACCTACGGGATCCACAACAACCCGGTCTTCATCCCCGGCCGCGTGGAACCGCGCTACTCGGAGTTCCTGACGTTCATCGGGATCTCCGTGGACCACCGGGACGACACGAACCTCTACCTGGACGCCACCCAGGCCTACCGCAACGCCTGTCTCAACGCCATCGAGTACCTCAAGAAGTGGGGCTACACCGGCGAACAGGCCTACCTCATCCTCGGCACCTCGCCCATCGAGGGCCGGATCGGCGGCGTCGTCGACATCCCCAACGCCGCCTGCTCCGTCTTCCTGCCCACGGAGATCTTCGACGTGGACATCCGCCCCGGCGGGGACGGGCCGGTGCACCGGGACCGCGGCCAGGTGGCCGTCACCTCCTGA
- a CDS encoding AmiS/UreI family transporter produces the protein MAAVGLLYVGAVLFVNGVLLLGRISPRAAAPLNLFVGALQVLTPTYLIVFAAGDPAQIALAAGLYFFGFTYLWVGINAITGWPNHGLGWFSLVVAVSAVGFAVYTWVELADRAFTALWMMWAVLWFAFFVLMAFDRADLGPAVGVLAIGNAVVTTGVPGFVLLSGWWQDSTALALAIAVIGVLLLVLCLPLGRALAARGTSSESGSASTPAT, from the coding sequence ATGGCTGCCGTCGGTCTGCTCTACGTCGGTGCGGTCCTGTTCGTCAACGGGGTGCTGCTGCTGGGGCGGATCAGCCCCCGGGCCGCGGCTCCGCTGAACCTCTTCGTGGGTGCCCTGCAGGTGCTCACCCCCACCTACCTGATCGTCTTCGCCGCCGGTGACCCCGCCCAGATCGCCTTGGCCGCGGGGCTGTACTTCTTCGGCTTCACCTACCTGTGGGTGGGCATCAACGCGATCACCGGGTGGCCCAACCACGGGCTGGGCTGGTTCTCGCTCGTCGTGGCCGTCAGCGCCGTGGGCTTCGCCGTGTACACGTGGGTCGAGCTGGCGGACCGCGCGTTCACCGCGCTGTGGATGATGTGGGCCGTCCTCTGGTTCGCCTTCTTCGTCCTCATGGCCTTCGACCGGGCGGACCTGGGCCCGGCCGTGGGGGTCCTGGCCATCGGCAACGCCGTGGTCACCACCGGCGTCCCCGGTTTCGTCCTCCTCTCCGGGTGGTGGCAGGACTCCACCGCCCTCGCCCTGGCCATCGCCGTCATCGGCGTGCTGCTCCTGGTGCTGTGCCTGCCCCTGGGCCGGGCCCTGGCCGCCCGCGGCACCTCCTCCGAGTCCGGGTCGGCGTCCACGCCGGCCACCTGA
- a CDS encoding FmdB family zinc ribbon protein, translating into MFPPEIDVTWKHWEVAMATYVFRCAECSDFEVVQPMSAVRPTHPCPGCGGPSRRVFTPPALRTTPAGLHRAAEAAEASAEAPQVVHSLPGGAPRPRSRRWSPFTGAAPVAADRRPAGPHQPLPKP; encoded by the coding sequence ATGTTTCCACCTGAAATAGACGTCACCTGGAAACATTGGGAGGTAGCGATGGCCACGTACGTGTTCCGATGCGCCGAGTGCTCGGACTTCGAAGTCGTCCAGCCCATGTCCGCGGTGAGACCCACGCACCCGTGCCCGGGGTGCGGCGGCCCCTCCCGGCGGGTGTTCACCCCACCGGCGCTGCGCACCACGCCTGCCGGGCTGCATCGCGCGGCCGAGGCCGCGGAGGCCAGCGCGGAGGCGCCGCAGGTGGTGCACTCCCTGCCCGGCGGGGCGCCGAGGCCGCGAAGCCGGCGGTGGAGCCCGTTCACCGGAGCCGCTCCCGTCGCCGCGGACCGCAGGCCCGCGGGTCCGCACCAGCCGCTCCCGAAGCCGTGA
- a CDS encoding substrate-binding domain-containing protein encodes MRNDDVRIGLVIPLQGSTGIFGPSCEAVADTAVREINAEGLLGRRVVLEVVDGGAPVPEITARVGRLLERGAIDALTGWHISAVREALAPLTAGRIPYAYTSLYEGGERRPGVFCTGETPEHQVGPALRWLRDRRRAHRWFIVGDDYVWPRVSARVTERFAHELDLELVGAAFVPLGTGDFSGTLDAVARSGADGVLLYLVGQDAVQFHRMFAARGLDDRLLRYTPLMEENMLLASGCEATRDLFVSASYFRSLATASALQLCTSYVADHGPDAPPLNEMAESCYEGLLMLQSLAHRAGSFEVPRLMAAAQGFGYDGPRGAMTMAQHRTDQPIHLAVPDGFDFEVIETLCRGGPPKP; translated from the coding sequence ATGCGGAACGACGATGTGCGCATCGGCCTGGTCATCCCGTTGCAGGGTTCCACGGGGATCTTCGGCCCCTCGTGCGAGGCGGTCGCCGACACCGCCGTCCGGGAGATCAACGCCGAGGGGCTGCTGGGCCGGAGGGTCGTCCTCGAGGTCGTCGACGGCGGCGCCCCGGTCCCGGAGATCACCGCCCGCGTCGGCCGTCTCCTCGAGCGCGGAGCGATCGACGCCCTGACCGGCTGGCACATCTCCGCGGTGCGGGAGGCCCTCGCCCCGCTGACCGCCGGGCGGATCCCGTACGCGTACACCTCGCTCTACGAGGGCGGGGAGCGCCGGCCCGGCGTGTTCTGCACCGGTGAGACCCCGGAGCACCAGGTGGGCCCGGCCCTGCGGTGGTTGCGGGACCGGCGCAGGGCCCACCGCTGGTTCATCGTCGGGGACGACTACGTCTGGCCGCGGGTGTCGGCGCGGGTGACCGAGCGCTTCGCCCACGAGCTCGACCTCGAGCTGGTGGGCGCGGCCTTCGTCCCGCTCGGCACCGGGGACTTCTCCGGGACGCTGGACGCCGTCGCCCGCAGCGGCGCCGACGGCGTGCTGCTCTACCTCGTCGGACAGGACGCGGTGCAGTTCCACCGCATGTTCGCCGCCCGCGGGCTCGACGACCGCCTGCTGCGCTACACGCCGCTGATGGAGGAGAACATGCTGCTGGCCAGCGGCTGCGAGGCCACGCGGGACCTGTTCGTCAGCGCCTCCTACTTCCGGTCCCTGGCCACCGCCTCGGCGCTGCAGCTGTGCACCTCCTACGTGGCCGACCACGGACCCGACGCACCGCCGCTGAACGAGATGGCCGAGTCCTGCTACGAGGGGCTGCTGATGCTGCAGTCCCTGGCCCACCGGGCCGGCAGCTTCGAGGTGCCCCGCCTGATGGCGGCCGCCCAGGGCTTCGGCTACGACGGACCCCGGGGCGCCATGACCATGGCACAGCACCGGACCGACCAGCCGATCCACCTCGCCGTCCCGGACGGCTTCGACTTCGAGGTGATCGAGACCCTGTGCCGGGGCGGGCCGCCGAAACCTTAG
- a CDS encoding MarR family winged helix-turn-helix transcriptional regulator codes for MRREATAPTTLSIDLLDRAATATRHALEQVLAPHELTLDGWRVLQTLCVDGAQSMGPLSEATRTTAPTLTRLVDRLVARALVYRNVDPADRRRLRVHAADRGRELHEQLWPPLQEAEALALAGLADDELATLRDLLGRLG; via the coding sequence ATGCGTCGAGAAGCGACCGCCCCGACGACCCTCAGCATCGACCTCCTGGACCGGGCCGCCACAGCCACCCGTCACGCCCTCGAGCAGGTCCTGGCGCCCCACGAGCTGACCCTCGACGGCTGGCGGGTGCTGCAGACGCTGTGCGTGGACGGCGCCCAGTCCATGGGGCCGCTGAGCGAGGCCACCCGCACCACCGCCCCCACGCTCACCCGGCTCGTCGACCGGCTGGTGGCCCGCGCCCTCGTCTACCGCAACGTGGACCCCGCCGACCGCCGGCGGCTGCGGGTGCACGCCGCCGACCGCGGGCGGGAGCTGCACGAGCAGCTGTGGCCGCCGCTGCAGGAGGCAGAGGCCCTGGCGCTCGCCGGGCTGGCCGACGACGAGCTCGCCACCCTCCGGGACCTGCTGGGGCGACTGGGCTGA